The following are encoded in a window of Verrucomicrobiia bacterium genomic DNA:
- a CDS encoding UTP--glucose-1-phosphate uridylyltransferase: MHALIEIITAQDAALRNQPLDAWCQGRTLAELLEACQALDDFRRRADNLYERVRALFFLYALHRFHLPRHLMDTREGACALVPFHGYEHLLNRRFEEAIEVFLEVQRQLGPSDGISSALAAAYHRLGFQTLANQVRRSVRSVRGNQWMFRVGHPQDQPLRVRPELLQRDPQTGGYPILREQTPVRMDLSHCGWSDIFFLGMDYPEGARVLNVSIDLGVHGRDPHPTPPITVCFRVIEEPLLRLTSADLGATADITTLAEVFDFARDYLGLLKAAVIAAGMVPPGIEGSGQSLAELLARMVGPGRGIELVSCVNNIPKGSRLAVSTNLLAALIAVCMRATGQAKSLTGGLAEEERRVILARALLGEWLGGSGGGWQDSGGIWPGMKLITGVLAGEGDPEYGISRGRLMPTHRILNEADASTETRRRLQESLVLVHGGMAQNVGPILEMVTEKYLLRGAAEWQARQEALAILEEILAALKRGDVPAIGQATTRNFRGPIQTIIPWASNYYTETLMERVEAEFGQDFWGFWMLGGMSGGGMGFIFAPQQKARAQERLQAIMSATRRELAAALPFAMEPVVYDFAINEKGTWAERLTGAEALMPAGYYTLIVPGLLRREWRELSPLRRAELDLFAAACRKRPELSGMVQTLFDVMLPRSKRETADGQSLEELLQQYGFDRAQHEHIREDLRRGRIGLAQNRLPANAVIEDAPEGEVKDLRQAPEAGRWRQLGLQALQEGRLAIVTLAAGAGSRWTQGAGVVKALHPFAKLGGRHRTFIEAHLAKSRRVSRAVGTWLPHLFTTSYLSHEPIREFLERHRYYGYEGLVRLSPGKSIGLRLVPMERDLRFAWEEMPQQLLDEQAQKVRESLHAALIQWARSAGEGSDYTDNVPLQCLHPVGHWFEVPNLLRNGVLRQLLEERPQLQYLLLHNIDTLGADADPVLLGWHMESGATLTFEVISRRLEDRGGGLARVDGRLRLVEGLAMPREADEFKLSYYNSMTTWIQVDRLLAVFGLTRADLADEQKVLAGIRAVAARLPTYITLKDVKKRWGHGQEDIFPVAQFEKLWGDMTTLPEVDCRFVIVPRLRGQQLKDQAQLDGWLRDGSAAHVEKLCAWE, translated from the coding sequence ATGCATGCATTAATCGAGATCATCACCGCCCAGGACGCGGCCTTGCGCAATCAACCGCTAGATGCCTGGTGCCAGGGGCGCACCCTGGCCGAGCTGCTGGAAGCCTGTCAGGCGCTGGATGATTTTCGCCGGCGCGCCGACAACTTGTATGAGCGGGTGCGGGCGTTGTTTTTCTTGTATGCCCTGCATCGGTTTCACCTGCCCCGTCATTTGATGGACACGCGGGAGGGGGCCTGCGCACTGGTGCCGTTTCACGGCTACGAGCATTTGTTAAACCGGCGTTTCGAGGAGGCCATCGAGGTTTTTCTGGAAGTCCAGCGGCAACTGGGCCCCAGCGACGGCATCTCCAGCGCCCTGGCTGCGGCCTACCACCGGCTTGGTTTTCAGACGCTGGCCAACCAGGTGCGGCGCAGTGTGCGCTCGGTGCGCGGCAACCAGTGGATGTTTCGCGTGGGGCATCCGCAGGATCAGCCGCTGCGCGTGCGGCCGGAGTTGCTGCAACGGGACCCCCAGACCGGCGGGTACCCGATTTTGCGCGAGCAAACGCCAGTGCGCATGGATTTGTCGCATTGCGGCTGGAGCGACATCTTTTTCCTGGGCATGGACTACCCGGAAGGGGCGCGGGTGTTGAATGTCTCGATCGATCTTGGCGTGCATGGGCGTGACCCGCATCCCACGCCTCCCATCACCGTCTGTTTTCGGGTGATTGAAGAACCGTTGCTGCGGCTGACCAGTGCGGATTTGGGCGCGACGGCGGACATTACCACGCTGGCGGAGGTGTTTGATTTTGCCCGGGACTATCTCGGCCTGCTCAAAGCGGCGGTCATCGCAGCGGGCATGGTGCCACCGGGCATCGAAGGCTCGGGCCAGAGTTTGGCGGAATTGCTGGCGCGCATGGTGGGGCCGGGGCGGGGCATCGAGCTGGTAAGCTGTGTGAACAACATCCCCAAGGGCTCGCGCCTGGCGGTGTCCACCAACCTGCTGGCGGCCCTGATTGCGGTGTGCATGCGCGCCACCGGGCAGGCGAAATCCTTGACGGGCGGGCTGGCCGAGGAGGAGCGCCGGGTGATCCTGGCCCGCGCCCTCTTGGGCGAGTGGCTGGGCGGTTCGGGGGGCGGCTGGCAGGATTCCGGCGGCATCTGGCCGGGCATGAAGCTCATTACCGGCGTGCTGGCGGGCGAGGGTGATCCCGAATACGGCATCAGCCGGGGGCGATTGATGCCCACGCATCGGATTTTGAACGAGGCCGACGCGAGCACGGAGACGCGGCGACGGTTGCAGGAAAGCCTGGTGTTGGTGCATGGCGGGATGGCACAGAATGTCGGGCCGATCCTGGAAATGGTGACCGAAAAATATCTGTTGCGCGGGGCGGCCGAGTGGCAGGCGCGCCAGGAGGCACTGGCCATTTTGGAGGAGATTCTGGCGGCGCTGAAACGCGGGGACGTGCCGGCCATTGGCCAGGCCACCACGCGGAATTTTCGCGGCCCCATTCAAACCATCATCCCCTGGGCGAGCAATTATTACACCGAGACGCTCATGGAGCGCGTGGAGGCAGAATTCGGACAGGATTTTTGGGGCTTCTGGATGCTGGGGGGGATGTCCGGCGGGGGCATGGGTTTCATCTTTGCGCCGCAGCAGAAGGCGCGCGCGCAGGAACGGCTGCAGGCCATCATGTCGGCGACGCGGCGGGAACTGGCGGCAGCCCTGCCGTTTGCCATGGAGCCGGTGGTCTATGATTTTGCCATCAATGAAAAAGGCACCTGGGCGGAGCGGTTGACCGGCGCTGAGGCCCTGATGCCGGCCGGTTATTACACGCTCATCGTGCCGGGCCTGCTGCGGCGTGAATGGCGCGAGCTTTCGCCGCTGCGGCGGGCCGAGCTGGATCTGTTTGCGGCGGCCTGCCGGAAGCGGCCGGAATTGAGCGGGATGGTCCAAACCCTGTTTGATGTGATGTTGCCGCGCAGCAAACGCGAGACGGCGGACGGCCAAAGTCTGGAGGAGTTGTTGCAGCAGTATGGGTTTGATCGCGCCCAGCACGAGCACATCCGTGAGGATTTGCGGCGCGGGCGCATTGGGCTGGCGCAAAACCGCCTGCCGGCCAATGCGGTGATTGAGGATGCACCCGAGGGCGAGGTCAAAGATTTGCGGCAGGCGCCAGAAGCCGGACGTTGGCGTCAGTTGGGCCTGCAGGCGCTGCAGGAGGGGCGGCTGGCCATCGTGACGCTGGCGGCGGGGGCGGGCAGCCGGTGGACGCAGGGGGCGGGGGTGGTGAAGGCGCTGCACCCCTTTGCCAAACTCGGGGGGCGGCATCGCACTTTCATCGAGGCGCATCTGGCCAAGAGCCGGCGGGTGAGCCGCGCGGTGGGGACGTGGCTGCCGCATTTGTTCACCACCAGTTATCTGAGTCACGAGCCGATCCGGGAATTTCTGGAGCGCCATCGTTATTACGGCTACGAGGGGCTGGTGCGGTTGTCGCCGGGCAAATCCATTGGTCTGCGGCTGGTGCCCATGGAGCGCGATCTGCGGTTTGCATGGGAGGAGATGCCGCAGCAGTTGCTGGATGAGCAGGCGCAGAAAGTGCGCGAGAGCCTGCATGCGGCGTTGATCCAGTGGGCGCGCAGCGCCGGCGAGGGCAGTGATTACACGGACAACGTGCCGCTGCAATGCCTGCATCCGGTGGGGCATTGGTTTGAGGTGCCGAATCTGCTGCGCAACGGGGTATTGCGGCAGTTGCTTGAGGAGCGGCCCCAGTTGCAATACCTGCTGCTGCACAACATTGACACGCTGGGGGCCGATGCGGATCCGGTGTTGCTGGGCTGGCACATGGAATCGGGTGCCACCCTGACCTTTGAAGTGATCAGCCGGCGGCTGGAGGATCGCGGCGGCGGTCTGGCGCGCGTGGACGGGCGCCTGCGGCTGGTGGAGGGACTGGCCATGCCGCGCGAAGCGGATGAGTTCAAGCTGTCGTACTACAACTCCATGACCACATGGATCCAGGTGGATCGGTTACTGGCGGTTTTTGGCCTGACGCGCGCGGATCTGGCGGATGAACAAAAAGTGCTGGCCGGGATTCGGGCGGTGGCGGCCCGGCTGCCCACCTACATTACTCTGAAGGACGTCAAGAAGCGGTGGGGACATGGACAGGAGGATATTTTCCCGGTGGCCCAGTTTGAGAAACTCTGGGGCGACATGACGACGCTGCCGGAGGTGGACTGCCGGTTTGTCATTGTGCCGCGGCTGCGGGGGCAGCAGCTCAAGGATCAGGCGCAACTGGACGGCTGGTTGCGGGACGGTTCGGCGGCGCACGTGGAAAAGCTGTGCGCTTGGGAGTAG
- a CDS encoding metalloregulator ArsR/SmtB family transcription factor — protein sequence MQALSQTLKALADPTRLRLVLALQQGELCVCQLNTLFPFSPSTLSRHLAVLERAGLVQSRKAGRWVYYALLRRGQPPALRQLLRWALEHAGRDPLAREDALRLRQCRRSRSMIACPPRAGGKTPRT from the coding sequence TTGCAGGCGCTGTCCCAAACGCTTAAAGCCCTGGCGGATCCCACCCGGCTCCGCCTCGTGCTGGCTTTGCAGCAGGGCGAGCTGTGCGTCTGCCAGTTGAACACGCTTTTCCCCTTCTCCCCCTCCACGTTGTCACGCCATCTGGCCGTGCTGGAGCGCGCCGGGCTGGTGCAGAGCCGCAAAGCGGGGCGCTGGGTGTATTATGCCCTGCTCCGCCGCGGCCAGCCGCCGGCGCTGCGTCAGTTGTTGCGCTGGGCCCTCGAACATGCGGGCCGGGATCCCCTGGCCAGGGAGGATGCCCTGCGTCTGCGCCAATGCCGGCGCTCCCGGAGCATGATTGCCTGTCCGCCGAGGGCAGGCGGAAAAACGCCGCGCACCTGA
- a CDS encoding B12-binding domain-containing radical SAM protein, translating to MADIVLATLNAKYIHAAFGLRYLLANLGELRPRAELFEADINQRPLDIAEALLARSPRIIGLGVYIWNATETTELVAILKRLRPDVKIILGGPEVSYETGAQAVAQMADHVITGEADLMFAEVCAQLLQGTTPPKLIPAPLPDLKQLALPYNEYTAQDLAHRIVYVEASRGCPFSCEFCLSSLDVPVRAFPLPAFLEAMQRLLDRGLQHFKFVDRTFNLDLRVSRTILEFFLARMRPGLFLHFEMIPDRLPQELREILVRFPPGSLQFEVGVQTFDEATAARIQRRQNLQRLEDNFRFLRQHTGVHIHADLIAGLPGEDLASFAAGFDRLLALEPHEIQVGILKRLRGTPIVRHDQEWGMIYNPLPPYDLLENRLIPFAEMQRLRRFARYWDLVGNSGNFVESRALLWRGQPSAFRAFMEFSDWLFARVGRTDAIALPRLLELLFEFLRGVRGWSAQEIAPVLLRDYQRGGRHDCPPCLQPFLPPEVLPAPARRQARLLRRQARHRHG from the coding sequence ATGGCGGACATTGTCCTTGCCACCCTGAATGCCAAGTACATTCACGCGGCGTTTGGTTTGCGCTATTTGCTGGCCAACCTCGGCGAACTGCGCCCGCGGGCCGAATTGTTTGAGGCCGACATCAACCAGCGCCCCCTCGACATTGCGGAGGCCCTGCTCGCCCGCTCCCCCCGCATCATCGGCCTGGGGGTGTACATCTGGAATGCCACGGAAACCACCGAATTGGTGGCCATCCTCAAACGGCTGCGGCCCGACGTGAAAATCATTCTCGGCGGGCCGGAGGTCAGTTACGAAACCGGCGCCCAGGCCGTGGCGCAGATGGCTGATCACGTCATCACCGGCGAGGCGGATTTGATGTTTGCCGAGGTCTGCGCCCAACTGCTGCAAGGCACCACGCCCCCGAAGCTCATCCCGGCCCCGCTCCCGGATTTGAAGCAGCTCGCCCTGCCCTACAACGAGTACACCGCTCAGGACCTTGCCCACCGGATTGTTTACGTCGAGGCTTCCCGCGGCTGCCCCTTCTCCTGTGAATTCTGCCTCTCGTCGCTCGATGTCCCCGTGCGCGCCTTTCCCCTGCCAGCCTTTTTGGAGGCCATGCAACGCCTCCTGGACCGCGGCCTGCAGCACTTCAAATTCGTGGACCGCACCTTCAACCTCGACCTCCGCGTCAGCCGCACCATCCTCGAGTTCTTCCTGGCGCGGATGCGTCCCGGCCTGTTTCTGCATTTTGAAATGATCCCCGACCGCCTGCCGCAAGAGCTGCGCGAAATCCTTGTCCGTTTCCCCCCCGGCTCCCTGCAATTTGAAGTGGGCGTGCAAACCTTTGACGAAGCCACCGCGGCGCGCATCCAGCGCCGGCAAAACCTGCAGCGTTTGGAGGACAATTTCCGCTTCCTGCGCCAGCACACCGGCGTGCACATTCACGCCGACTTGATCGCCGGCCTACCCGGGGAGGATCTGGCCAGTTTTGCCGCCGGCTTTGACCGCCTGCTCGCCCTGGAGCCGCATGAAATCCAGGTGGGCATCCTCAAGCGCCTCCGCGGCACGCCCATTGTCCGCCATGATCAGGAATGGGGCATGATCTACAACCCCCTGCCGCCTTATGATCTCCTGGAAAACCGCCTCATCCCCTTTGCCGAAATGCAGCGCCTTCGCCGCTTTGCACGCTACTGGGACTTGGTGGGCAACAGCGGCAATTTCGTTGAATCGCGCGCCCTGCTCTGGCGCGGGCAGCCTTCCGCCTTCAGGGCCTTCATGGAGTTCAGCGACTGGCTCTTCGCGCGCGTGGGCCGCACCGATGCCATCGCCCTGCCGCGTTTACTGGAGTTGTTGTTTGAGTTCTTGCGGGGCGTGCGCGGATGGTCCGCCCAGGAAATTGCGCCCGTATTGCTGCGCGACTATCAACGAGGTGGGCGGCACGACTGCCCCCCCTGCCTGCAACCTTTTCTGCCGCCGGAAGTCCTGCCCGCTCCGGCGCGCCGCCAGGCCCGCTTGCTGCGCCGCCAGGCGCGCCATCGTCATGGCTGA
- the arsB gene encoding ACR3 family arsenite efflux transporter, which yields MSETTKIAKRLNFFERYLSLWVLLCMGAGVALGKLAPGFISALSKLEFGQGSQVNVPIAILIWLMIYPMMLKIDFGSLLEVTKRPKGLLVTLFVNWLIKPFSMAFFAWLFIQTLFARWIDPETARNYTAGLIILAAAPCTAMVFVWSYLTDGDPAYTLVQVAVNDLIMLFAFAPIVMFLCGVANVIVPSKVLITSVVVFIVIPLAAGFLTRTLLLKSHGKEWFEQSFLPRFHPVTVVALLATLVLIFAFQAENLTTRWLAVLLLAVPILVQVYFNSSMAYLLMRLFKVPHNVASPGALIGASNFFELAVAVAITLFGPASPAALACVVGVLVEVPVMLSVCKICNASRAWYQRALSAV from the coding sequence ATGAGCGAAACGACAAAAATTGCCAAACGACTTAACTTCTTTGAACGTTACCTCTCCCTGTGGGTGTTGCTGTGCATGGGCGCGGGGGTGGCCCTGGGCAAGTTGGCCCCCGGCTTCATCAGTGCCTTGAGCAAACTGGAATTTGGCCAGGGATCACAGGTCAATGTGCCCATTGCCATCCTCATCTGGCTCATGATCTATCCCATGATGCTCAAGATTGATTTTGGGTCTCTCCTGGAAGTGACCAAACGCCCCAAGGGCCTCCTGGTGACGCTGTTTGTCAACTGGCTCATCAAACCGTTTAGCATGGCGTTTTTTGCCTGGTTGTTCATTCAAACCTTGTTTGCGCGCTGGATTGACCCGGAAACCGCCCGCAATTACACCGCCGGCTTGATCATTCTGGCCGCGGCCCCCTGCACCGCCATGGTTTTTGTCTGGTCTTATTTAACCGATGGCGATCCCGCCTACACGCTGGTACAGGTGGCCGTCAACGATCTGATCATGCTGTTTGCTTTTGCGCCCATCGTAATGTTTCTCTGCGGCGTGGCGAATGTGATCGTGCCCTCCAAAGTGCTGATCACCTCGGTGGTGGTGTTCATCGTCATCCCCCTGGCGGCAGGATTCCTGACCCGCACGCTGCTCCTCAAATCCCACGGCAAAGAGTGGTTTGAACAGAGCTTCCTCCCGCGTTTTCATCCGGTCACCGTCGTGGCGCTGCTGGCCACGCTGGTGCTCATCTTCGCCTTTCAGGCCGAGAACCTGACCACCCGCTGGCTGGCGGTGCTCCTGCTGGCCGTGCCCATTCTGGTGCAGGTGTACTTCAACAGCTCCATGGCCTACCTGCTCATGCGCCTGTTCAAAGTCCCCCACAACGTCGCCTCCCCCGGCGCGCTCATTGGCGCCAGCAACTTTTTTGAGCTGGCCGTGGCCGTGGCCATCACCCTCTTCGGCCCGGCTTCTCCCGCCGCCCTGGCCTGTGTTGTCGGCGTGCTGGTGGAGGTGCCGGTCATGCTCTCCGTCTGCAAGATCTGCAATGCATCGCGCGCCTGGTACCAGCGCGCCCTATCCGCCGTCTGA
- the ubiA gene encoding putative 4-hydroxybenzoate polyprenyltransferase — protein sequence MTVLHQIKKWGEFVKFSHTVFALPFALAAMAIAARENRGWPGWEKFLLILAAMVCARTCAMSFNRIVDRRFDALNPRTAGRHLPTGAISLTAAWALCAGSALGLVAAAYLLNPLCFYLSPVALFFICFYSLTKRFTHFTHVFLGVALALAPVGAWLAVKGSDVTPLEVLQMKLLALAVVLWLVGFDIIYALQDYEFDRTHGLHSLVVAWGPKNALAAAFLSHLAMVAVLVIFGLLCRFRLAYLVGMGIIAVCLFMEHLLARKRSLNWIQLAFFRLNALISVVFLVVVLAEVIFKGGFRFSGFK from the coding sequence ATGACGGTCCTGCACCAAATCAAAAAATGGGGAGAATTTGTCAAATTCTCCCATACCGTGTTTGCGCTGCCGTTTGCGCTGGCCGCGATGGCGATCGCCGCCCGCGAGAACCGCGGCTGGCCGGGTTGGGAAAAATTCCTCTTGATCCTGGCCGCCATGGTCTGCGCCCGCACCTGCGCCATGAGCTTCAACCGCATTGTGGACCGCCGTTTTGACGCGCTCAACCCGCGCACCGCCGGCCGCCATCTGCCCACCGGCGCCATCTCCCTGACCGCCGCCTGGGCGCTCTGCGCCGGCAGCGCCCTCGGCCTGGTGGCCGCGGCCTATCTGCTGAATCCGCTCTGTTTTTATCTTTCGCCCGTCGCGCTTTTCTTCATCTGCTTCTACTCGCTGACCAAGCGCTTCACGCACTTCACCCACGTTTTTCTGGGGGTGGCTCTGGCTCTTGCGCCCGTGGGCGCCTGGCTGGCCGTCAAAGGCTCCGACGTCACCCCCCTGGAGGTTTTACAAATGAAACTCCTGGCCCTGGCCGTGGTCTTGTGGCTGGTGGGCTTTGACATCATTTACGCCCTGCAAGACTACGAGTTCGATCGCACCCACGGCCTGCACTCGCTGGTGGTGGCCTGGGGGCCCAAAAACGCCCTGGCGGCCGCCTTTCTCTCCCATCTGGCCATGGTGGCGGTGTTGGTGATCTTTGGGTTGTTATGCCGCTTCCGGCTGGCCTACCTGGTGGGCATGGGCATCATTGCCGTCTGCCTTTTCATGGAGCATCTGCTCGCCCGCAAGCGCTCGCTCAACTGGATTCAACTGGCCTTCTTCCGCCTCAACGCCCTGATCAGCGTGGTCTTCCTGGTGGTCGTCCTCGCCGAGGTGATCTTCAAGGGGGGGTTCCGTTTTTCAGGATTCAAATAA
- a CDS encoding prolyl oligopeptidase family serine peptidase, with the protein MKAWKWWVWAASALAATAQTPENMVAEGVPPVPQELRADVGRYLEFRTASFQSWHPLRREMLITTRFADAAQLHWVSHPGGARRQLTFLPEPVAGGSVQPARGEYLVYAQDAGGGEFYQLYRFDPGRGRAILLTDGKSRNLGAVWARSGRQLAFTSTRRNGRDTDIWVMDPARPETARMALEVQGGGWQIADWSHDEQKLLLEEYISINESYLHLLELSSGRCELLTPKTGEKIAWNGGEFAPGDTAIYTTTDKDSEFMRLVRMDLRSRAVQVLTPQLAWDVTAFDLSPDGRTLAYVSNEDGASVLHLMDARSGRERRAPRLPLGVVSGLHWHESGREIGFTLSSARSPADAWSLELRSGRLIRWTESETGGLDASQFREPELVRFKSFDGLPLSAFVYRPDAQKFPGPRPALIIIHGGPEAQSRPVFQGRNNYYLDELGVTLVYPNVRGSSGYGKTFLTLDNGYKREDSVRDIGALLDWLRQDARVDSGRLAVMGGSYGGYMVLASMVHYSDRLRCGVDIVGISNFLTFLKNTQDYRRDLRRVEYGDERDPAMAAFLEKISPANHAARIRKPLLVVQGLNDPRVPASESEQMVAAIRQAGGTVWYLLAKDEGHGFAKKKNADYQFYVTILFLREFLLK; encoded by the coding sequence ATGAAAGCATGGAAATGGTGGGTCTGGGCGGCCTCGGCGCTGGCGGCCACGGCACAAACGCCGGAAAACATGGTGGCGGAAGGCGTGCCGCCGGTGCCGCAGGAATTACGGGCGGACGTGGGGCGGTATCTGGAGTTTCGCACGGCGAGTTTTCAATCCTGGCATCCGTTGCGGCGGGAGATGCTGATCACCACCCGTTTTGCCGACGCGGCCCAGTTGCACTGGGTGAGCCATCCCGGCGGTGCGCGGCGGCAGCTTACCTTTCTGCCGGAGCCGGTGGCGGGGGGATCGGTGCAACCGGCGCGAGGGGAATATTTGGTGTATGCACAGGACGCCGGCGGGGGGGAGTTTTACCAGTTGTATCGTTTTGATCCGGGCCGCGGCCGGGCGATTCTGTTGACGGACGGGAAGTCGCGCAACCTGGGCGCGGTCTGGGCCCGCAGCGGGCGGCAGCTAGCCTTCACCTCGACCCGGCGCAACGGCCGGGACACCGACATCTGGGTCATGGATCCGGCGCGCCCGGAGACGGCGCGGATGGCGCTGGAAGTGCAGGGCGGGGGATGGCAGATTGCCGATTGGTCGCACGACGAGCAAAAGCTGCTGCTGGAGGAATACATTTCCATCAATGAATCCTATTTGCATCTGCTGGAGCTGAGCAGCGGGCGCTGCGAGTTGTTGACACCCAAAACCGGGGAAAAAATAGCTTGGAATGGCGGTGAGTTTGCACCGGGGGACACGGCCATTTACACCACCACGGACAAGGACAGCGAGTTCATGCGGCTGGTGCGGATGGATTTGCGCAGCCGGGCGGTGCAGGTGCTCACGCCCCAACTGGCGTGGGATGTGACGGCGTTTGATTTGTCGCCCGACGGGCGGACGCTGGCCTATGTCAGCAATGAGGACGGCGCGAGCGTGCTGCACCTGATGGACGCGCGCAGCGGGCGCGAGCGGCGGGCGCCCCGCCTGCCGTTGGGGGTGGTGAGCGGGTTGCACTGGCATGAAAGCGGGCGTGAAATCGGGTTCACTCTGTCCTCGGCACGCTCGCCGGCGGATGCCTGGTCCCTGGAGCTGCGCAGCGGCCGGTTGATTCGCTGGACGGAAAGTGAAACGGGCGGCCTGGATGCCAGCCAGTTTCGAGAGCCGGAGCTGGTGCGCTTCAAGAGCTTTGACGGCCTCCCCCTCAGCGCGTTCGTGTACCGCCCGGACGCCCAGAAATTTCCCGGGCCGCGCCCGGCGTTGATTATCATTCACGGGGGGCCGGAGGCGCAAAGCCGGCCGGTGTTTCAAGGGCGCAACAATTATTACCTCGATGAGCTTGGGGTGACGCTGGTGTATCCAAACGTCCGCGGCTCGTCGGGTTATGGCAAAACCTTTTTGACGCTGGACAATGGCTACAAGCGCGAGGACAGCGTGCGGGACATTGGCGCCCTGCTGGACTGGCTCCGGCAGGACGCGCGGGTGGATAGCGGGCGGCTGGCGGTGATGGGGGGCAGCTACGGCGGTTACATGGTGCTGGCTTCGATGGTGCATTATAGCGATCGCCTGCGCTGCGGGGTGGACATCGTGGGCATCTCCAACTTTCTGACCTTCCTCAAAAACACCCAGGATTACCGGCGCGACTTGCGGCGGGTGGAATATGGGGACGAGCGGGATCCGGCGATGGCCGCCTTCCTGGAGAAGATCAGCCCAGCTAATCACGCCGCCCGGATCCGCAAACCGTTGCTGGTGGTGCAGGGGTTGAATGATCCGCGGGTGCCGGCCAGTGAATCGGAGCAGATGGTGGCGGCAATCCGGCAGGCCGGCGGCACGGTGTGGTATTTACTGGCCAAGGACGAGGGCCATGGTTTTGCCAAGAAGAAAAATGCCGACTACCAGTTTTACGTGACGATCCTGTTTTTGCGCGAGTTTTTATTGAAATAG